Proteins encoded in a region of the Streptomyces sp. NBC_00258 genome:
- a CDS encoding class I SAM-dependent DNA methyltransferase produces MTSGNLLTDNPELYEARFPDPDRLAGRWAEDCLRRYAAGPRVLDLGCGTGRDAAQLHASGRTVVGADLSEAMLAYARERHPGPEYVRADLRDFSLGVFDAVVCLDSSLLYCHTNDDLDGFLASCRRSLAPGGLLVAEMRNGAYFLGRDDLLNTPKVNAFAWQGTSYRSTTTLYVDRTAQLLRRTRAWTADDGSAPVEQRSAWRLLLPLELRHFLASHGFTVLALHDGPGPRTEPPWQEGDLPGTAAEADRLHVVARLDV; encoded by the coding sequence ATGACGAGCGGGAATCTGCTGACCGACAACCCTGAGCTGTACGAGGCCCGGTTCCCCGATCCCGATCGGCTGGCCGGGCGGTGGGCCGAGGACTGCCTGCGGCGGTACGCGGCCGGTCCGAGGGTTCTCGACCTGGGCTGCGGCACCGGCCGGGACGCGGCCCAGCTGCACGCGTCCGGGCGGACGGTCGTCGGGGCCGACCTCTCCGAGGCGATGCTGGCGTACGCCCGCGAGCGACACCCCGGCCCGGAGTACGTGCGCGCCGATCTGAGGGACTTCTCGCTCGGCGTCTTCGACGCCGTGGTGTGTCTGGACAGTTCGCTGCTGTACTGCCACACCAACGACGATCTCGACGGCTTTCTCGCCTCCTGTCGCCGGAGCCTGGCACCCGGAGGCCTGCTCGTCGCCGAGATGCGCAACGGCGCCTACTTCCTCGGCCGCGACGACCTGTTGAACACACCGAAGGTCAACGCCTTTGCCTGGCAGGGGACTTCGTACCGGTCGACGACCACGCTGTACGTCGACCGCACCGCGCAACTCCTGCGGCGTACCCGCGCATGGACCGCCGACGACGGCTCGGCCCCCGTCGAACAGCGATCTGCCTGGCGGCTGCTCCTCCCGCTGGAGCTGCGTCACTTCCTCGCCTCCCACGGCTTCACCGTGCTCGCGCTGCACGACGGTCCGGGGCCGCGCACCGAACCGCCGTGGCAGGAGGGCGACCTGCCCGGGACCGCGGCAGAGGCCGACCGGCTGCACGTGGTGGCCCGGCTCGACGTCTGA
- a CDS encoding ABC transporter substrate-binding protein: protein MHEYPGLRRRGFLAAASGAGALALVGCGSSDNGSGAGADGGNDGKPRRGGRLRAAFAGGGASETLDPHLANLFADVARAKALFDKLADYGDDLSAQPRLASGWEPNAGLDRWKVTLRKAEFHDGKPVTAEDVLFSYRRIADPEKAFRAKASLEPIDLKASRAVDERTVEFVLKRPTAEFPNVLAAFGAYIVPDGTSDTAFDKKPVGSGPFRFASFAPGRSAVFRRNDAYWDGAPHLDELEFVVANEESARVNSLLGGQVEYAHELNPTTARAHEGKGQIEIVRLRNSAMQAFAMKTDRAPFDDKRVREAFFLIADRQELIDGALSGAGAVGNDLFGKGYEYYADGLPQREQDLDRARSLLKKAGAEKLKVTLDTSAVAAGFTEAAGIFRDQAAKAGVTVEVKMGSKDSYWADILDSGTLCCYRSGAMPIESHISQRLLTDSTTNATKWHHKDFDALYHQAQSTKDETERAAVFGRMQRRLYAEGGFLVWGFADWIIGTARTVKGVERKAPANTLDWARFDKVWLA, encoded by the coding sequence ATGCATGAATACCCCGGCCTCCGTCGTAGAGGCTTCCTCGCCGCCGCCTCGGGTGCGGGCGCCCTCGCCCTCGTCGGCTGCGGCAGCTCGGACAACGGCTCGGGTGCGGGCGCGGACGGCGGGAACGACGGGAAGCCCCGGCGCGGCGGGCGGCTCCGGGCCGCCTTCGCGGGCGGCGGTGCGAGCGAGACGCTCGATCCGCACCTGGCCAACCTGTTCGCCGATGTGGCCCGCGCGAAGGCGCTCTTCGACAAGCTCGCCGACTACGGCGACGACCTCTCCGCCCAGCCGCGCCTGGCCTCCGGCTGGGAGCCGAACGCGGGCCTGGACCGCTGGAAGGTAACCCTGCGGAAGGCGGAATTCCACGACGGGAAGCCCGTCACCGCCGAGGACGTCCTGTTCAGCTACCGCCGTATCGCAGATCCCGAGAAGGCGTTCCGCGCAAAGGCCTCCCTCGAACCCATCGACCTGAAGGCGAGCCGGGCCGTCGACGAGCGGACCGTGGAGTTCGTCCTCAAGCGGCCGACCGCCGAATTCCCCAATGTGCTGGCCGCGTTCGGCGCGTACATCGTGCCCGACGGGACGTCGGACACCGCCTTCGACAAGAAGCCGGTCGGCTCCGGGCCGTTCCGCTTCGCGTCGTTCGCACCGGGCCGCTCGGCGGTCTTCCGGCGCAACGACGCCTACTGGGACGGCGCCCCGCACCTCGACGAGCTGGAGTTCGTCGTCGCCAACGAGGAGTCCGCGCGGGTCAACTCGCTGCTCGGCGGACAGGTCGAGTACGCCCATGAGCTGAACCCGACGACCGCGCGCGCCCACGAGGGCAAGGGCCAGATCGAGATCGTGCGGCTGCGGAACAGCGCCATGCAGGCTTTCGCCATGAAGACGGACCGGGCGCCCTTCGACGACAAGAGGGTCCGGGAGGCGTTCTTCCTCATCGCCGACCGCCAGGAACTGATCGACGGCGCGCTGTCCGGGGCGGGCGCGGTCGGCAACGACCTGTTCGGCAAGGGGTACGAGTACTACGCGGACGGCCTGCCGCAGCGCGAGCAAGACCTCGACCGGGCCCGTTCCCTCCTCAAGAAGGCGGGCGCGGAGAAGCTGAAGGTCACGCTGGACACGTCGGCGGTCGCGGCCGGATTCACCGAGGCGGCCGGCATCTTCCGCGACCAGGCCGCCAAGGCCGGTGTCACCGTCGAGGTGAAGATGGGCAGCAAGGACTCGTACTGGGCGGACATCCTCGACTCCGGAACCCTGTGCTGCTACCGCTCGGGCGCGATGCCCATCGAGTCGCACATCTCGCAGCGGCTGCTCACCGACTCCACCACCAACGCCACCAAGTGGCACCACAAGGACTTCGACGCGCTCTACCACCAGGCGCAGTCCACGAAGGACGAGACCGAACGCGCCGCCGTGTTCGGCCGGATGCAGCGCCGCCTGTATGCGGAGGGCGGATTCCTGGTGTGGGGGTTCGCCGACTGGATCATCGGAACGGCCCGCACGGTCAAGGGAGTTGAGCGGAAGGCGCCCGCGAACACGCTCGACTGGGCGCGGTTCGACAAGGTCTGGCTGGCGTGA
- a CDS encoding ABC transporter permease, translating to MSGLGSWAARRLLLGGAQTVAVVVLVFALTEALPGDAAVALAGDQPDPARIAAIREALDLDRPAYERLADWATGLLHADFGNSLTSGRPVSSYISDAFGPTLLLAGLTVALLVPVGVGLGVLAARFEGRFVDRLVSSVTLGVYAVPEFAFGVLLVTVFALRLGWLPPTAVGYGTDLLGHPAALVLPVLVLLSRPVCSLSRLVRAGMIDALASPYVAQARRYGIPGTRVRYAHALPNAIAPAAQQLARTVDWLLCGVIVVEALFVIPGLGTVLMNAVAERDVPVVQGLAVIFGVITVVLNLGADLVAHRFAPRAEVAA from the coding sequence GTGAGCGGACTGGGCTCGTGGGCCGCCCGTCGGCTGCTGCTCGGTGGCGCGCAGACCGTGGCCGTGGTGGTGCTGGTCTTCGCGCTCACCGAGGCGCTGCCGGGCGACGCGGCGGTGGCCCTCGCCGGGGACCAGCCGGATCCGGCGCGGATCGCCGCCATCCGCGAGGCGCTGGACCTGGACCGTCCCGCGTACGAACGGCTCGCCGACTGGGCGACCGGCCTGCTGCACGCGGACTTCGGGAACTCCCTGACGTCCGGGCGGCCCGTCTCCTCGTACATCTCCGACGCCTTCGGTCCCACCCTGCTCCTCGCCGGGCTCACGGTCGCGTTGCTGGTGCCGGTCGGGGTCGGGCTCGGGGTGCTGGCCGCGCGGTTCGAGGGGCGGTTCGTGGACCGGCTGGTCAGTTCCGTGACGCTCGGGGTGTACGCGGTGCCGGAGTTCGCGTTCGGGGTGCTGCTGGTGACGGTGTTCGCGCTGCGGCTCGGCTGGCTGCCGCCGACGGCGGTCGGCTATGGCACGGATCTGCTCGGGCATCCGGCCGCGCTCGTACTGCCGGTGCTCGTCCTGCTGTCCCGGCCGGTGTGCTCGCTGTCCCGGCTGGTGCGCGCCGGGATGATCGACGCGCTCGCCTCGCCGTACGTCGCGCAGGCCCGCCGTTACGGGATCCCGGGCACCCGGGTGCGGTACGCGCACGCGTTGCCCAACGCGATCGCGCCCGCCGCCCAGCAACTCGCCCGCACCGTCGACTGGTTGTTGTGCGGGGTCATCGTCGTGGAGGCGCTGTTCGTGATTCCCGGACTGGGGACCGTACTGATGAACGCCGTCGCCGAACGGGATGTACCGGTGGTGCAGGGGCTCGCGGTGATCTTCGGAGTGATCACCGTCGTGCTGAACCTGGGGGCCGATCTCGTCGCCCACCGGTTCGCGCCGCGGGCGGAGGTGGCCGCGTGA
- a CDS encoding ABC transporter permease → MRRRAKWLPSGRFALGAALVCVPLVLALFGPLFAGQPGPRAVSFTLGDGHWLGTDFVGRDVWRQVLFGGRPVVVVALAATTLAYLVALPVGLISALTHRTWLEEVLMRPLDVLLAVPSLLMILLVASVFSPGAAGLALLVALVNIPDAARIVRAAAADVASRPTVEALRMQGESWWRIAVGHVGRSILRPLAADAGVRLTGVLYLVATAAFLGIGVAPDAADWAVMVDRNRTGLFVQPWAVVVPALLIVALTMGCNLLFDALLRTERDVAHDAVAARDHVKEPRP, encoded by the coding sequence GTGAGGAGACGGGCGAAGTGGCTGCCGTCGGGGCGCTTCGCGCTCGGGGCCGCCCTGGTGTGCGTACCGCTGGTACTCGCCCTGTTCGGGCCGCTGTTCGCGGGTCAACCCGGGCCGCGGGCCGTCTCCTTCACGCTCGGCGACGGGCACTGGCTCGGCACGGACTTCGTGGGGCGTGACGTGTGGCGGCAGGTGCTGTTCGGCGGCCGGCCCGTGGTGGTCGTCGCCCTCGCGGCCACGACGCTGGCCTATCTGGTGGCGCTGCCGGTCGGGCTGATCAGCGCGCTCACCCACCGGACCTGGTTGGAAGAGGTGCTGATGAGGCCGCTGGACGTGCTCCTCGCCGTGCCGTCGCTGCTGATGATCCTGCTGGTCGCGTCGGTGTTCTCGCCCGGCGCGGCGGGTCTCGCCCTGCTGGTGGCGCTCGTCAACATCCCGGACGCGGCACGCATCGTGCGCGCCGCCGCGGCGGACGTGGCCTCGCGTCCGACGGTGGAGGCGCTGCGGATGCAGGGCGAGTCGTGGTGGCGCATCGCCGTCGGCCATGTCGGCCGGTCGATCCTGCGGCCGCTCGCCGCCGACGCGGGCGTGCGGCTGACGGGTGTCCTCTATCTGGTGGCCACGGCCGCCTTCCTGGGCATCGGGGTGGCCCCGGACGCGGCCGACTGGGCGGTGATGGTGGACCGCAACCGTACGGGTCTGTTCGTGCAGCCGTGGGCCGTGGTGGTCCCGGCGCTGCTGATCGTGGCACTGACGATGGGCTGCAATCTGCTCTTCGACGCGCTGCTCAGGACTGAACGGGATGTCGCCCACGACGCCGTTGCTGCTCGTGACCATGTGAAGGAGCCCCGCCCGTGA
- a CDS encoding ABC transporter ATP-binding protein has product MSESTAVAEIEELTVEVGGRRIVDGVSLRVLPGRVTALVGASGSGKTTTGRALLGEFPSGARVTGSVRVDEALVGYVPQHPAAVLNPARRIGALLYDIARGQVRELPRRARRAAAREHVLNALEMAQLPDGSQLLRRFPHQLSGGQQQRVVLAQALLLGARVVVADEPTTGQDALTKRRVVDELAAVAARGIGVVLLSHDLETVRALADEVLVMRDGRVVESGPTERVWLAPSHPWTRELLAEQPTLRSDTPATSDSCTVLQVRDLRARHGDVEVLHTPELALRSSECLAVLGRSGSGKTTLARCMAGLHRRYEGEVLLDGVVLPPSLRDRARGQLAAVQYVFQDARASFDERRPVLDQVARTAVRLRGVPPREALAEASKVLNSLGLADELADRSPARLSGGELQRAALARALLARPRVLVCDEITSGLDTVTRRGILDLLAGLLRDRGDLSLVLITHDLDTARLASRIAVLDAGEVVEQGPAEDVLTAPAHPFTVSLVETSGRSRVRR; this is encoded by the coding sequence GTGAGCGAGTCGACCGCGGTGGCGGAGATCGAGGAGCTGACCGTCGAGGTCGGTGGGCGGCGCATCGTCGACGGGGTGAGCCTGCGGGTTCTGCCGGGGAGGGTGACCGCGCTGGTGGGTGCCTCCGGCAGCGGGAAGACGACGACAGGGCGTGCGCTGCTGGGCGAGTTCCCGTCGGGCGCGCGGGTCACCGGCTCCGTACGGGTGGACGAGGCACTGGTCGGCTACGTCCCGCAGCATCCGGCGGCGGTGCTCAACCCCGCGCGGCGGATCGGTGCGCTGCTGTACGACATCGCGCGGGGCCAGGTGCGCGAACTGCCTCGACGTGCCCGTCGTGCCGCGGCGCGGGAGCACGTCCTGAACGCCTTGGAGATGGCACAACTTCCGGATGGATCACAGCTGTTGAGGCGCTTTCCGCATCAGCTCTCGGGTGGCCAGCAGCAGCGCGTCGTCCTCGCTCAGGCCCTGCTCCTCGGCGCGCGGGTCGTCGTAGCGGACGAGCCCACCACCGGGCAGGACGCGCTGACGAAGCGACGCGTGGTCGACGAACTGGCGGCGGTCGCCGCGCGGGGTATCGGCGTCGTCCTGCTCAGCCACGACCTGGAGACCGTACGCGCGCTCGCCGACGAGGTACTGGTCATGCGGGACGGCCGGGTCGTCGAGTCCGGGCCGACGGAGCGGGTATGGCTCGCGCCCTCGCATCCATGGACGCGTGAACTCCTCGCGGAACAGCCGACGTTGAGAAGCGATACACCGGCAACGTCGGACTCGTGCACCGTGCTTCAGGTCCGCGATCTCCGTGCCCGGCACGGCGACGTCGAGGTGCTGCATACGCCGGAACTCGCCCTGCGCTCCAGCGAGTGCCTCGCCGTCCTCGGCCGCTCCGGCAGCGGAAAGACGACACTCGCCCGCTGCATGGCCGGACTCCATCGCAGGTACGAGGGCGAGGTACTGCTCGACGGGGTGGTACTGCCACCGAGCCTGCGCGATCGTGCGCGCGGTCAACTGGCCGCCGTGCAGTACGTGTTCCAGGACGCGCGCGCCTCCTTCGACGAACGCCGGCCGGTGCTCGACCAGGTGGCCCGTACGGCGGTACGGCTGCGTGGGGTGCCCCCTCGGGAGGCCCTGGCCGAGGCGTCGAAGGTCCTCAACAGCCTTGGCCTGGCTGACGAGTTGGCGGACCGCTCACCCGCCCGGCTCTCAGGTGGCGAACTCCAACGGGCGGCACTGGCCCGGGCCCTGCTCGCCCGGCCGCGGGTCCTGGTGTGCGACGAGATCACCTCCGGGCTCGACACGGTCACCCGCCGGGGCATCCTCGACCTGCTCGCCGGGCTGCTGCGGGACCGCGGCGACCTGTCCCTCGTACTGATCACACACGACCTGGACACCGCCCGACTCGCTTCCCGAATCGCGGTGTTGGACGCCGGGGAGGTGGTCGAGCAGGGCCCGGCCGAGGACGTGCTGACAGCACCGGCACATCCGTTCACCGTGTCCTTGGTGGAGACTTCGGGCCGTTCGAGAGTACGGCGGTGA
- a CDS encoding SAM-dependent methyltransferase yields MTHDSSAPAGQRSKIDTSVPHSARIWNYWLGGKDNYPVDHQVGDAFREFFPGIEELARGSRAFLGRAVRHLAGEAGVRQFLDVGTGLPTVDNTHQIAQRVAPEARIVYVDNDPLVLAHARALLTSTPQGVTDYIDADLHDPDAILRQAATTLDLTRPVALTLMQVSGHIADYDEARSIVTTLMEALPSGSFLAFNDSVDTHKANAEATRRYNESGAAPYFLRSPEQLAGFFEGLELLDPGVVPLAEWRPDPGAAAIPSEVIALGGVGRKP; encoded by the coding sequence GTGACTCACGATTCGTCCGCACCCGCGGGCCAGCGGTCGAAGATCGACACATCGGTGCCGCATTCGGCCCGGATCTGGAACTACTGGCTGGGCGGGAAGGACAACTACCCCGTCGACCATCAGGTGGGCGACGCGTTCCGTGAGTTCTTCCCGGGCATCGAGGAACTCGCCCGGGGTTCCCGGGCCTTCCTCGGCCGGGCCGTTCGTCATCTGGCGGGCGAAGCGGGTGTCCGGCAGTTCCTGGACGTCGGCACCGGACTCCCCACCGTGGACAACACGCATCAGATAGCCCAGCGCGTGGCCCCCGAGGCACGCATCGTCTACGTCGACAACGACCCGCTGGTGCTGGCGCACGCCCGGGCGCTGCTGACCAGCACCCCGCAGGGGGTGACCGACTACATCGACGCGGATCTGCACGATCCCGACGCGATCCTGCGGCAGGCGGCCACGACGCTGGATCTGACCCGTCCGGTGGCGCTCACCCTGATGCAGGTCAGCGGGCACATCGCCGACTACGACGAGGCGCGTTCCATCGTGACCACGCTGATGGAGGCCCTGCCGTCCGGCAGCTTCCTGGCGTTCAACGACAGCGTGGACACCCACAAGGCCAACGCCGAGGCCACCCGGCGCTACAACGAGAGCGGCGCCGCCCCGTACTTCCTCCGCAGCCCGGAACAACTGGCCGGCTTCTTCGAGGGCCTGGAGCTGCTGGACCCGGGTGTGGTCCCGCTCGCGGAGTGGCGGCCCGACCCGGGCGCCGCCGCGATCCCGTCCGAGGTGATCGCCCTCGGCGGTGTCGGCCGCAAGCCGTGA
- a CDS encoding DUF4142 domain-containing protein, whose translation MRMSRNVAGTVFVVGSLTLTLVALAYPAMLGVQNASSSSSRIIARTSTGPLTEADRDFVVKVRAAGLWEFPSGELALTKGTTQPVRTAGEHLISGHAALDAECRLIAPRLGITLPNQASPQQQGFVATLTADHGKQFDTDLANILRVTHGQIFPTVAKIRATTENSLVRELADQANDTVLDHISVLEKTGLVDFDSVLFQETTPPKLPAGDVTPPPPQPGAPVVALNPPSGSTSPTPSPTVR comes from the coding sequence ATGCGTATGTCCCGGAACGTGGCGGGAACGGTCTTCGTCGTCGGCAGTCTGACGCTGACCCTCGTCGCGCTCGCGTATCCCGCGATGCTCGGGGTGCAGAACGCGTCGAGTTCCTCGTCGCGCATCATCGCCCGTACCTCGACCGGCCCGCTCACGGAAGCGGACCGCGATTTCGTCGTCAAGGTGCGCGCCGCCGGGCTGTGGGAGTTCCCCTCCGGCGAGCTGGCCCTGACGAAAGGCACGACCCAGCCCGTCAGGACGGCGGGCGAGCACCTGATCTCGGGCCACGCCGCGCTCGACGCCGAGTGCCGGCTGATCGCTCCCCGGCTGGGGATCACCCTGCCCAACCAGGCGTCCCCTCAGCAGCAGGGCTTCGTGGCGACCCTGACCGCGGACCACGGCAAGCAGTTCGACACCGACCTCGCCAACATCCTGCGGGTGACCCACGGCCAGATCTTCCCGACCGTCGCGAAGATCCGTGCCACCACCGAGAACAGCCTGGTCAGGGAGCTGGCCGACCAGGCCAACGACACCGTCCTGGACCACATCTCCGTCCTGGAGAAGACCGGGCTGGTCGACTTCGACTCGGTCCTCTTCCAGGAGACGACCCCTCCGAAGCTGCCCGCCGGCGATGTCACGCCGCCCCCGCCCCAGCCAGGAGCGCCGGTCGTCGCTCTCAATCCGCCGTCCGGCAGCACCTCACCGACACCGTCACCGACGGTGCGGTAG
- a CDS encoding VOC family protein translates to MASQEEKPLDLTAIETERARIRDAYLAPDRRPSSARGVHHVALLSGDVERTVRFYQELLEFPLTEMFENRDYKGSTHFFFDIGHGNLLAFFDFPGLDLGPYAEVLGGLHHLAISVEPTAWRRLRDRLDAAGVDYQEESGTSVYFRDPDGTRVELIADPLGEMYGTSVR, encoded by the coding sequence GTGGCGAGCCAGGAGGAGAAACCCTTGGACCTGACGGCGATCGAGACCGAGAGGGCACGGATCCGGGATGCCTATCTTGCCCCGGACAGACGGCCCAGTTCGGCCCGGGGCGTGCACCATGTCGCGCTGCTCTCCGGCGACGTCGAGCGGACGGTGCGCTTCTACCAGGAACTGCTGGAGTTCCCGCTCACGGAGATGTTCGAGAACCGCGACTACAAGGGCTCGACCCACTTCTTCTTCGACATCGGTCACGGCAACCTGCTCGCCTTCTTCGACTTCCCCGGCCTCGATCTCGGCCCGTACGCGGAAGTCCTCGGCGGCCTCCACCACCTGGCCATCTCCGTCGAACCCACCGCCTGGCGCCGTTTGCGCGACCGGCTCGACGCGGCCGGGGTGGACTACCAGGAGGAGAGCGGCACTTCGGTCTACTTCCGCGACCCCGATGGAACCCGCGTCGAGCTGATCGCGGATCCGCTCGGCGAGATGTACGGCACGAGCGTGCGGTGA
- a CDS encoding GNAT family N-acetyltransferase, which yields MDLLPFSTAHATTVATWPVSAIEVAMWCGRREFPVAGETVAAWQQDTDVTARLLVEDERPVAYGELWFDAEEDEVELARIIVAPAARGRGLGRVLVRGLLGEARGSGHSDVFMRVHPDNDRALRCYRGAGFAPVGPELAEAWNAVQPVDYVWLRHQ from the coding sequence ATGGACCTGCTTCCCTTCAGCACCGCGCACGCGACGACCGTGGCGACCTGGCCGGTCTCCGCGATCGAGGTCGCGATGTGGTGCGGGCGGCGGGAGTTCCCCGTGGCCGGTGAGACCGTCGCGGCGTGGCAGCAGGACACGGACGTGACGGCTCGTCTGCTCGTCGAGGACGAACGGCCCGTCGCGTACGGGGAGTTGTGGTTCGACGCCGAGGAGGACGAGGTGGAGCTGGCGCGGATCATCGTGGCGCCCGCGGCCCGCGGTCGTGGCCTCGGGCGCGTACTGGTCCGGGGTCTGCTCGGTGAGGCCCGCGGCTCCGGGCACTCGGACGTGTTCATGCGGGTGCACCCGGACAACGACAGGGCTCTGCGCTGCTATCGGGGAGCCGGCTTCGCCCCCGTCGGCCCGGAACTGGCCGAGGCCTGGAACGCCGTACAGCCCGTCGACTACGTCTGGCTACGGCACCAGTGA
- a CDS encoding PPOX class F420-dependent oxidoreductase, which translates to MDNAALERLGAGKYLLVTSFRKNGTPVATPVWVVRDGDTLGVWTVADSWKVKRIRNRADVLVGPCDARGNPTGEQLPATAEVCDQDVTDHYRGLIARKYGINGRLVLLGSRLRRGKKGTLGIRVSLVP; encoded by the coding sequence GTGGACAACGCAGCGCTGGAGCGGCTCGGTGCCGGCAAATACCTGCTGGTCACCAGCTTTCGGAAGAACGGCACGCCGGTCGCGACCCCGGTGTGGGTGGTCCGCGACGGCGACACGCTCGGAGTCTGGACCGTCGCGGACTCGTGGAAGGTGAAGCGGATCCGCAACCGTGCCGACGTCCTGGTCGGCCCCTGTGACGCCCGCGGCAACCCGACCGGCGAGCAGCTCCCCGCCACCGCCGAGGTCTGCGACCAGGACGTCACCGACCACTATCGCGGTCTCATCGCCCGCAAATACGGCATCAACGGCCGCCTCGTCCTGCTCGGCAGCCGGCTGCGCCGCGGGAAGAAGGGGACGCTCGGCATTCGGGTGTCACTGGTGCCGTAG
- a CDS encoding class F sortase translates to MAPRRRAPRPWHRTRAYRLTRTAVLAFSLVMGGIWWAEDDGRPPEPAAAPAARPGDATASPGSPAPGPSAAATPEPRRGHVRVPPPVRRPGPVPRPLPRSRATVLRIPYLGLEAPVVGLRLDGKRQLTTPPVDKPELVGWYEGGPSPGEAGTAVVVGHLDTATGPAVFVGLSGLTPGRLVEARRADGRTAVYTVDAVRTYDKEQFPSQEVYGARKRPELRLITCGGAYDRRTGYRSNVVVFAHLTGTREPDRPA, encoded by the coding sequence ATGGCGCCGCGTAGGCGCGCGCCCAGGCCCTGGCACCGGACGCGCGCCTACCGTCTGACGCGGACGGCCGTGCTGGCGTTCTCGCTGGTGATGGGCGGCATCTGGTGGGCCGAGGACGACGGTCGGCCCCCGGAACCGGCCGCCGCCCCCGCCGCCCGGCCCGGGGACGCCACGGCGTCCCCGGGTTCCCCAGCCCCGGGTCCCTCCGCCGCCGCGACACCTGAGCCCCGGCGCGGCCACGTCCGGGTGCCGCCTCCCGTCCGCCGGCCCGGCCCGGTTCCCCGGCCGCTCCCGCGGTCCAGGGCGACGGTCCTGAGAATCCCGTATCTCGGTCTGGAGGCCCCGGTCGTCGGACTGCGCCTGGACGGGAAGCGGCAGCTCACCACTCCGCCGGTGGACAAGCCCGAACTGGTCGGCTGGTACGAGGGCGGCCCCTCGCCCGGCGAGGCGGGCACCGCCGTGGTGGTCGGCCACCTCGACACCGCCACCGGGCCCGCCGTCTTCGTCGGCCTCAGCGGACTGACTCCCGGCCGGCTCGTCGAGGCCCGGCGCGCCGACGGCCGCACCGCCGTATACACGGTGGACGCCGTCCGCACGTACGACAAGGAGCAGTTCCCCAGCCAGGAGGTGTACGGCGCCAGAAAGCGTCCCGAACTGCGGCTGATCACGTGCGGCGGGGCGTACGACCGGAGGACCGGCTACCGGAGCAATGTGGTCGTCTTCGCGCATCTGACCGGGACGCGCGAACCGGATCGCCCCGCATAG
- a CDS encoding oxidoreductase — protein MTSETINATAAGTWRLGDLTVSRLGFGTMRLTGSGAFHQGTPSDRDRSLGVLRRAVELGVNHIDTAAFYFSSLRSANELVNSALAPYPDDLVIVTKVGPGRDPSGEWLPWARPEQLRGQVEENLRQLGRDHLDVVNLRTHGRHSIAEHFGALAALREAGLVRHLGVSDVDPEQLAEAQSIAPVVCVQNRYALDTRTEMGDDVLQICGEQGIAFVPFFAIAGEGGRKGADGTHEAEVLDIAKAHDATPAQIRLAWTLHRGPHVLAIPGTGDPDHLVENVAAGAISLSDDELARLA, from the coding sequence ATGACCTCGGAGACGATCAACGCGACGGCAGCGGGCACGTGGCGGCTCGGCGACCTCACGGTCAGCCGGCTGGGTTTCGGGACCATGCGGCTGACCGGGAGCGGCGCCTTCCACCAGGGCACGCCGAGCGACCGCGACCGGTCGCTCGGTGTGCTCCGGCGCGCGGTGGAACTCGGCGTCAACCACATCGACACCGCAGCCTTCTACTTCTCGTCCCTGCGCTCGGCCAACGAGCTGGTCAACTCGGCGCTGGCCCCGTATCCGGACGACCTGGTCATCGTCACCAAGGTCGGACCGGGGCGCGATCCGTCGGGCGAGTGGCTGCCGTGGGCCAGGCCCGAGCAGCTGCGCGGCCAGGTGGAGGAGAACCTGCGCCAGCTCGGCCGCGACCACCTCGACGTGGTGAACCTGCGGACGCACGGGCGCCATTCGATCGCCGAGCACTTCGGCGCACTTGCCGCACTGCGGGAAGCCGGGCTCGTCCGCCACCTCGGCGTGTCCGACGTCGACCCCGAGCAGCTCGCCGAGGCGCAGTCCATCGCACCGGTGGTCTGCGTGCAGAACCGGTACGCCCTGGACACCCGTACCGAGATGGGCGACGACGTCCTGCAGATCTGCGGTGAACAGGGCATCGCCTTCGTGCCGTTCTTCGCGATAGCCGGGGAGGGCGGCCGGAAGGGCGCCGACGGCACCCACGAGGCCGAGGTCCTCGACATCGCCAAAGCCCACGACGCGACCCCCGCGCAGATCCGGCTGGCCTGGACACTGCACCGTGGCCCGCACGTCCTGGCCATCCCGGGCACCGGCGATCCGGACCATCTCGTGGAGAACGTGGCCGCGGGCGCGATCAGCCTGTCGGACGACGAACTCGCCCGGCTCGCCTGA